gagatataAGGAAAACCTGAAggaggagaaaatgaaactaCATTTCAGCTCTAAACTGTCTGCctgtcatgacataaatgtgattgtttctctggtgacTAACAAAAAGGGAGATGCGATATTGCAGCATAGCAGACAGATGATTCCAccattcagcattttttttaatctgagaggattgtatttgtCGTGAGCAGGCGTGGCTTTAGCTCACTCAACCAACATGCctacaccatcctagagcagatataactgcctaatttttcaggattttgtagcttaattttataaatgtaGAGATGTTTTGGGtgaattttcattttacacatCTACAAGTAACAGAGGATAATAAGTAAAATTCTTACTCACTTGAAAATTACTGTTTTATGTGGGTACAACTTAATAATGCCTTGTTTCCATGGGTGCATGGAGGTAAGTCAACAGAGAGCCAATTAAATGCAATGGGAAATTACATGATGTTCATTGTACCTGCAAAACTCCACAATGTTTCGGTCCAGAATTTTGCAGAATTTTCCttgtttatgtttctttttgaaTTGGTGGATACGAGAGAACTTTATTAGCAGGCTGATTACTGATGTTCTtgcagaaataaaatgtttaattgtgtttttactgATTAATATTTCCTCCATTATCTTACACCTAAATGCATCTTGTCTCAAAACAAAGAGCAGGCTggacattttatttatcaagtGGAGCCTCtttatttgacttaaaaaagaaaaaagaacaaacaaattAGAAAGAAAAACCCCTTCAACATTATGGGGTTGGGTGATGCAATCCAAAGCACATCCGCTGTTAAGGCCAGTGGTTACTGAAaccaaaaaaatctacaaacatTGATCATGCTGTCTTTCTTTAGACGGTAAAatcatctctgctgtttctgtcaGTTTAACATTTCATTACTCCACACGAACATAAGAGGCAAAGTCTGACATCCAACTTGAAGAATCTGttgaaatacaaaacacaaagaagtAGCAATAGAAAATTGTAGCTGTCTGATTGGAATACAATATCCTCAATAAATTTCTATGATATTTATAATGCGTCATCAGTTATAACTTACTGCTTAGCAAAATTTACAGAGACGTGTTAAATATTTAAGAGTTTGTAAGAAACAATGACAATGCCaggacaaaagaagaaaaaaaattctttcaaTGTAACAGATCTCAGCTGAGCTGCCTGGACTGACTGCAATTCCTCACATTCTTATAAGTTTACATACGTTTATGTTGGACAGAATAAATTCTGGACTCATTATTTTCTGgcacatcagacaagaagcattgttactaTCTTGCCAACAGATAAAAACATATGCCAGTTGACATTTCAATCTCCTCAGAGCACACAAGTCCAATGACAATGGGCAGGCAACTGACACTGGATACACTCGACTAGATGGTGGACAGACACAGACTTACCCATGGACAAAGCAACCTGGTGGACACTCTGACTTGGTGATGGATGTATACCAACAAGATGGACAGACAATGATTGCAGTGAACCCACTGAGGGACAATAGCCTGTCAATGGAGAAAagatgatggacagacagacataaACCTTCAACTGGACATACAACTGCTTTTAGACTTAGCAACCTAAAGACTGACTGACACAAACCTGTCCTGGAAAGCCTCTCACCTGACGGTAGAAAACACCGACCTGCTAGTAAACAATCACTGACCTTCCATAGGACACACCCAAAGATACTGACCTGTTAATTAAACATGATTTTCTCACCTGTGGACAGAAGATGACCACCAAAGGAGAAGGGCATACATCTGCCACTGGACAGGCAAATAATAGCTGATTGATTTGCCAAATTTCAACAAGCCTGCCATTGGATAAACAACAATGGCCAAACGACAGTCAGCACTACCTTTGGATTTTCTAACCTGGTGATGTATGGACAAACAACTGTCATCCAGTAGACACAAACCGGACCATCCATTGACAAACTAACTTGTGGGTAAACACACCAGTGTACAGATATCAAACAGCCAGTAGACCTGCCAGTAAACACACCATCAGAGGTCAATGCACCACTGTTGACCTGCAAGAATACAGACATGTTGGAGTACATCTGTGTTGATGGAGGCCCCTGAGCTAAAGAAGCAGGGTTTCAGAGGCTGCTTGGCATTAAGGACTCCTACTTCAGTTTGAACATACCAGACAACCAACAGAGTTTGGGGTTTGTAAAGCCACAAATAACTGCTTTCATATGGAGTTAGTGGTTGACTGTGAAGACAACAAACAAATCcttgaaaaacacaacaacatatACATCAACATGTTTGGGATGAGCGTATATAATGTGGTTTCAGCTCAGTGATCTAACAGGAGGTTGTGATAGAGGACTATGGGAATACGTCTCCCAGAATaccagatggatagatagaaaTGTGTAGCCCTGCTAAAATTACAGCTGattgaaaaacagaaatatttctggGAAAGATAaaccctttaaagtcattttgtATCACTGTATAATGCACAACAGTCATAAGGAATtagttatcattattattattactatagTTACTTCAGAGTAAGAACAGTACATCTGATGATGGTGTCAGAAAAAGTCACCAAAAGAAAATTATCGTAAAAAtgtgtaacatttttttgtgtgcatgaacaaataattgaaacatttcagtgtctcTTATTGTGAAAGACAAGAGTTTCATTGCTGTGATAGTATCATTGTATTGATCAAGATTGAAGTGTATTAATGTGAAAcaattttatgactttaaaaacctGGTGGTCAAAGTgtagctttattttttcttaattaaagaGCTCAaagaattaaaggaaaaaacttCAGAACGAAGAGAGCTTGTATAGTCTAGCTTAGCACAAAGAAATGCTGGCTGAGACTAAATGTTTATGTAGCAGTTAGCATTGGAGCTATCTGTTTACACAAGTGCATTACCCTGCTCTGTATCAGAAACAGTCCAAATTCTGAATTATTGGataaacttttaaataaacaatcTGACTGAAGAACAGCTGGTTAGCTGCTTAGCTAACAACAAAGGTGCTAAGCTAGATTAATAAAGCTCTCTACTTACCAGATAACCATTTCCTCTTATGACTTGGGTCAATTTTTGTTTAGATAGAAATAATGGCACCAATTTTACTCTTTACGTTACTGTATCATGTCTAACAGATTAACCTTATATTATTGGACTTTTTTGTATCATGTGCTGGACTGTAACAGTTCTGGGGCTTATTTTCAGTGTATATGTAActtgattctgtttttaacagtaACATTATGGCTACCAGAATTAACTCTTAACATTACTGTGTGATGTCTAACAGACTAATATTAGGGATTCTGGTTATTTGTTTGTTACGTCACTGTATGATGTGATAGAGTGTAACATTATAAAGGACTTGATGGCCGTTGTTCCAGGCGTACAATGCTCTGTCTCGAGGGTTGTAGTCGAGCATAGACAGGTGGCTGTATTTGTTGGTTAGAGGAATGTCGATGTACTCATAAGTGGAGGAGTTGGTGGAGTAGGCATAGTAAACTTTGGTTCCACCCGAGTATCCATTAGTCACGTACAGGGTCCCACAGATCATGAAGGCCTCGCCGGCACTACGTTTCGGATGGTTGGTGGTCCAGCTGCGAATGATCTGCAGAGTGTTTGGATTTAACTGGCTGAGGACGATGTTTCCAGCGTTCTGATTGGTGGCATAGACAGCCCAGAGGCCCCCTTCATCCACCATGAGGTCAATGTCAGAATGACCACCCCAGGAGTAATGGTACATGTTGTTGTAACCGGCGAAGTCAAGCTGTTTGGAACGGCTGATGACTGATGTGCTAAAGTCGAACTTGATGATGGTGTGACTCTGAAACTTGTTGAAGTAAATGGATCCGTTGTAGACCACCTGACCTGTGCCAGACCAGGGGTGAGGCAGGCGATGAGAGGTGAAGTTGTCCGTGGTCATAAAGTCATACATGGACTGGTACTCTCTGACAAAGCGGTTGTTATGATACCCATCCATGTACCACACCTGTAAGGGAGGAAAGCTAAAATaaatggaggatttttttttcaattctctTGTCCAATGGTTTCATGAAAAACAGTTTCAATGGCATTGCAGTTTGTCTGTCagcatttttattataaatacaAGACTGAATGTTAACCTTCAATTTGTAGATGTTTGCAAACCCTGTAGATTATGCATTATGTCTTGTGAGTGAATTCCCCttaggaaaaatattttccttcCTCCTTTTACCCTCAAAGAAAACTGTTTtagaggaaaagaaaacaaaagctctTTTGATTACAAAACCCCCCAAAGCTCTTCCAACAGTGTGCTATTAATAGCTTCCTCTGACACCTGCCCCAGTAGTTGCAGtgacaaacattaaaaattactttgagttctggttttcttttttgttagaAATGAAAAGACATTAGTGTCAATTTATGTTTCATAACCACTTAAAGTCATTCACTTAACTTTGAGCTAAAGTAAAACtcttaaaaaacttttaaaagccCCTTCACTCTCTGTTTGGTGTGAACACAATGACTAATTCCAAATATCATTGCTTCAGTGCTTTATAATGAATTTACTTGGGACAGGACAGTGAACAGAGTGGGAGACTGAGGAGGGAGAGTGGGGAATgtcatgcaggaaaggagctgaGAGTTTGAGTCAAGTGAATACAAACTActttgaggacaacagcctGTGAAGAAGGGGCGTAGCCAacgattttgggcccccaggaagaaaaatacacagaacCCCTTAGTAAGCCAGGCAAGCATAAAATGTTATGCCATTTTAATatcaatgcatttttatttgttttttaattgtaatttcCCTCTAttaatgagcaatatttttgCTATCGTTAAATCAAATCGATTGTATTATTCCTTCACATTAGTTCATGTGTTTATTCACCTCTTCTTGTTCtctttccctgctttcttcacCTCCGTCATCCTCATCTTACTCTCTGTCCCTGGTTTTTTCACCTCCGTCATCCTCATCTTACTCTCTGTCCCTGGTTTTTTCACCTCcgtcatcctcatcttgctcctgctgctgctttcttctcctcatcattctcatcttgctctctgtccatgctttcttctctctctgaaAGCCTTAAAGCCATTAACTATACCACAGTGTGCACTCACCTCTCTTTGAAAAGAATTTTGGGAGCAGTTGTTTACCCTCATTCTGCttgctttctctttcttttcttttgggcacctgatttaaagtgtttaggTGACCTCACTCATCCAATTTGCAGTTACTTTTCTGCTCTCTTCCACAGAGTAGATAGGGACCTGCCCCCAAGCTtttatagaaataataataataaaaaaacacacatttcattCCAGGCTTCAAAagcccccaccccacccccactTTGGTCCCAGTACCTTTTTCCCCCACATGCTACACCAATAGACACCCTGCAAAGATCATTATTTTCCATTCTGTCAGTGTTAtccagtttttagtttttacttaaAACGTgtggtttaaaatgtgttcactattctttaaatgtttgcattcaCTTCTGTGCTTTATTTTATCTCCTCTATTAATATTTATAATCATTACTGATAATGATATCAGCTGTACAGGTAGTAGTTGGAGTAGTAATTGTTGTTGCTCTTTCTGCTGAAACTTACTCTGTTGTCGCCGGGTGGAGCTACTGGGTCAGTCATCCATGATCCAAATCTAGATCCAGAAGTCTTGATAGTGATGGGCTCAGAGATTCCTGTCAGCTTCCCGCAGGCTGGAACATAAATATGGAAGACATATGGAGCACATGGAGGAAGTAGACACCTATACACATAAGTATAAGCCCTTAAAAGTCCAGATAAGGCAAGTATGAATGCATGAAGGTAAAAGAGTGTGTTCACCCTGCACCTTATTGTGCCCATACATTGGACAAAATATCATGAACACATGGCAATACGCATGGAAAGTTCActgtttttaatctattttgccCGTTTACTTTTGCTGCCAAATAATCCTATTCTTATTCCTTCTTTGTCAGGTTTTTTATTAAATAGGTATCTATGTTTGTCTAACAGTTCGTCAACTTGATTGAATTTGGACATTTAATCAGAGCTTGGTGCACATACCTTTTAATCCTGTTATCAATGATACAttaaatgtcttgataaaattgcCCTTTGGAGGtttcttttgttcatttaaTCTGCATTATAATCTGCCATGTAAATTAGAAAAAACAAGTTTACTTTATCCTGCATGCACTAACCAGCAGGAATTATTATGTTTGCTCACCCAGCCGCTGCATGCAGGCCTTCAGCCGGTCCTCTAGACTCATCACTCTGTGGTGGAGCTCCTGGTAGTCCAAACCCCCAAGTTGTTCCTGCAGATTTCCCAGCATCTCGGTCACATTGGCCGCCTCCTCCTTAAACTGTCGTACCAGCAGAGCGTCCGCCTTGTAGGCCTCCAGCACTGGGATTAGAGGGCGTATCTCCTCCATCTTTTCTTTGATAGACTGACAGATAGCAGACATTGGGTTATTAATCTCAGTTGTGCTGAAAATTGTACCGACAGCACCCCAAGAACAGGCAAATCAAAACAATGCTGCATGgacaaaaaatgcagtttctcaAGAGGTATAGCATCCTTATCAAAGTTGAGCCACATTAGGCCACACAATAACTTCACAGCATAATGAAGCAAATTTAcagctttgtaaaaaaaatgggtttggCCTCCATAGCTCTTTCTACAACTGTAATCGACCTTTAAGTTCCATATTATTAAAGCCCAAATGGCCAAAGTTTAAGATTCATTGGACAAACCATAGGGGACTTCACAGCAGCTTTAAGTGTATCATTTATACAGTGTAAGAGAATGACATTTTCTTCTTAAGAATTATATTGTTGCAACAGATTTGCAGCAGCTTTAGCTCTCTGTCTGTGTAATAAAAGAAGTGATCAGGCACAGTATGGAGTGTCGTTCACCAGCAATCAAACCCTGACACACAATCATCAAAGtcaatgaataaaacaaaggaaatcATCATGAAGCGAGACAGAACACTGAAGGTGGTACTGTGTGCACAGTGTAACTAAAACATACCTTTAAAATTCTGATTGTTTggtctaattaaaaaaaaaaaaatcccttttaaaCTTACATTTGCTCATGTGAGGTGTTTCAACCACATTTATGAAGTTGTGTGTGATGTAATGCCAATGCAGAGCTTGGAACATAATCTGTCAATCCTTAAtcatttattgttgttattttgataATTCATTTGAAAAACTAATATTTAACTTccagaaaatgttgttttcattaatttcatttttgttatttaattcaCTTGTATTATGGGTAATGGGGGTGAGGATAGAGAAAGAGAGTCTGTGGACGATGTTCAAACTTCTCGCCACTAGGTGGGATGGCGGGAGCTGAGAATGATGAATGGATAATTAACTGCGTTTACCTGACAAAAAAGGATTCACACCATACTCAAGCATGGAAAGATGGATTATTGACAACCTGAGTGAGagtgtactttttttttttttacttcaggGAGCTTAAGTCATAATGAGCAAACAGCCGTCTCTGCCCTATCTGCCTTTATAGTGAAATTGTGCTTAAGCTACATGTAATTAGATATATTTTCAGGGTGCTGCTAGAGTGAAAAAAGTgggaatttgttttaaaaaaacatttctatttgTAGGTTTTCACAAATGTACAATTTGGAGTTGTCTTAGTCATCATTGCCTCTTACATAATCAAGTCTTTGACACTGCAAAAAGAGGACTTTTTTGTGATACCAATAGCATCAACCTCAGTTAGTAAGTAATATAATTCACTGATTAACTGCTAGCAAAGTTAACATTTTAGTAGCTGCATTAAcagtttaagttatttttattaactGTGCCTATCTTTGTGCTTATGTAAATGTATACTAGTTGACAGAGAGATTTGCTGAGTAACTGATGGTAGTGTAAGGCAAGATGATATGGGCATTACCCTGTACTGTCTGGCGATGTTGTTCTCATGGCCATCTTCCACCTGTTTGAATTTGTTTTCCAGTCCCTTTAGCTGAACTTCCATTTTCTCCACAAACTGCAGATCTCTCTGAGTCCTCTGGTCCAGAACCTCAATGGACTGACTCATATTCTGAACCTGGAAGCAAACAGATTTGACTGCATTTGTTACTGCTTCAGCAGTCTCTGTTATGCTGATGCATTATTACATAAATTAATTGTTTTAGTGCGTTTCAGATTATATTCTGCTGTTAGAAGATACAGTAGTATTGTAGCATTTACTTGGAAACACTAAGATACTTCTCCACTGCtactgcaaaaaacaaacaaacaaacaaacagacaaacaaaaccaACTAAAATTTGTAACTGAAAGACCTTTTCATAAATACCCCAAAGTCAGTAACAACTGATGTTGAATGGTGTGTTGTGTGCTGTGTATTTTTAGGCCTTATTGCCCAATTCAAATTTACCATTGGGGAGAATAAAGTAGGGGTCTTTTTCATCTTATCAAATGTAACTTCCATCAGATATTGTAATTatcatttttcctctttgcatAATCAGCTGTGTGAGCACTAATTGTATGTCTCAGTGGCATAACAATCTGCTGTAGTATATCATACCCTCTCCAGCAGCTGTCTCAGCTGTTTGGTTCGAGCATCTCTGGAGCAGACCGTCTGCTGAGGAGCAACCACTGTACAAACACATCGGCCCTCTGAGTCCTGAGCTGAACTGTACACCTGCCAGCCCTCCTCTGGGGTAGAAGGACCCACCTATTAGACAGGAAATGAGAGAACAGCATTAAGAATAAGATAACCGGAGTGCGTGGTTTCATTGCCAAAAATGCTTCTTTCACCTGCAAATCTGCCAGAGCAAAAATAATATTCTGTAGACATCTCTGAATAGCTAAAATTAACAGGAGGAAGTTTGTGTTTGTATTCTTCACCTCCACAGGTTAAACTCATTATAAGATGATTTTTATCCAGTGCCATGATATTTCTACAGTGTTAATGTTATCATACAGTATATGATATCAGGTAAGGAAACATAAAGGTTGttagaggaggagctgaggagTGGGAGGAttgttaaaataacaaatgtaataaaaaatgtgtgaaaatgacaaaatgtgataaaaatgtgtgaaaatcaGACAAAGTGTTATGTATTAAAATTCACTGTCCTCactctgtctttattttttagtcCCCCTGCATATAATCATGAATTTGAACCTTATTATGTTAATTTACATTAAGAAACacttgtctttctctctcctggATCTGTCATTTAAAGTGTCATTAGTTTCACTGCATccaaaataatgaattaaaacagtACCAAAATAACATGACAAACAGATTTTTGCATTCAAATCTCAAATAAATGGACACCCTAAACTACGAGCACTGCTAACCTAGCTTAGCAGAAGGCATgcatatttatattatatttttctcaacTGAAGCACAGAGCCAAACCGGACTACACTGTGGCTGCAAGCTATCCGGCAGCAGGATGAGCTCGGTCCCTGGGATCCAAAACCTAAATGAGGGAATAAAGTCAGCACTTCATTACAGATCACTTTTAATATATGATCACCTCATCTAGACAGTGCTGGGTTGTTTCAGAGCGACGGTATCATGAATGttgcatttattgattttttgttAAGTTTCATTGTTCAACAGCAAACATCATATTGTCTTTAATCAAGCGACTCAACCAGGTAGCTGAAGATATCTGAGAATGACACTTTAGACCATTGGATCATTCATTCAGTCTTTTATACCATGGGTAGCAGTCTGATCTTTCTGTGGGGCTGGCTAATGTGGTCTTTTTTCAGTTGCCGTTAATGACTCTGTGTTGGACATTAAAGcttattagcattagcatcaaggTTTAAATTCCATGTGTTCACAGCATTCCAGGCAGGGAGAAATGCTTCTTTCTCACCTGGGACGCCCTGTCCTCAATCATGCAACACTGACTTTTCTATGACCTTAGCTTGGCACAAAGATCTGAAACAGTAAAATACAGTTAATGTTGTCTGTATAGGAGGGCAAGAGAGTCTATTAGCTTAGTATAGTG
The Cheilinus undulatus linkage group 5, ASM1832078v1, whole genome shotgun sequence DNA segment above includes these coding regions:
- the olfm1a gene encoding olfactomedin 1a — encoded protein: MESEENLVNVFLLLLFSAVFTVVGPSTPEEGWQVYSSAQDSEGRCVCTVVAPQQTVCSRDARTKQLRQLLERVQNMSQSIEVLDQRTQRDLQFVEKMEVQLKGLENKFKQVEDGHENNIARQYRSIKEKMEEIRPLIPVLEAYKADALLVRQFKEEAANVTEMLGNLQEQLGGLDYQELHHRVMSLEDRLKACMQRLACGKLTGISEPITIKTSGSRFGSWMTDPVAPPGDNRVWYMDGYHNNRFVREYQSMYDFMTTDNFTSHRLPHPWSGTGQVVYNGSIYFNKFQSHTIIKFDFSTSVISRSKQLDFAGYNNMYHYSWGGHSDIDLMVDEGGLWAVYATNQNAGNIVLSQLNPNTLQIIRSWTTNHPKRSAGEAFMICGTLYVTNGYSGGTKVYYAYSTNSSTYEYIDIPLTNKYSHLSMLDYNPRDRALYAWNNGHQVLYNVTLYHIIQ